The following proteins are encoded in a genomic region of Triticum dicoccoides isolate Atlit2015 ecotype Zavitan chromosome 1B, WEW_v2.0, whole genome shotgun sequence:
- the LOC119349758 gene encoding ATP-dependent DNA helicase PIF1-like, translating to MDHVMEHKSQIFFVDGPGGTGKTYLYKALFAKVRSMGQIAIATATSGIAASIMPGGRTAHSRFKIPIKLTDNSMCSFTKQSGTAELLKQASLIIWDEVAMTKRQAVETLDRSLQDIMDCSLPFGGKVVVFGGDFRQVLPVVTRGTRAHITDATLLRSYLWEKTRKIRLTRNMRAQADPWFSEYLLRIGNGTEETIGDDYVRLPDDIVIGYTEDEKAINTLIDNVFPSLHANARWREYMSTRAILSTKNDHVDDLNDKMISRFPGSEKLYHSFDSIEDDLQNNYTIDFLNSITPNGLPPHVLRLKVNCPVILLRNLDPHNGLCNGTRLMIRAFQDNAIDAEIVGGQHAGKRVFIPRIPMSPSEDISLPFKLKRKQFPIRLSFAMTINKAQGQTIPNVGIYLPEPVFSHGQLYVALSRGVSRETTRILAKPNNEVDKSGKSTKNIVYRDVLGR from the coding sequence ATGGATCATGTGATGGAACACAAAAGCCAGATATTCTTTGTTGATGGTCCAGGAGGCACCGGCAAGACATACTTGTACAAGGCATTGTTTGCAAAGGTGCGTTCGATGGGCCAGATAGCGATTGCAACTGCTACATCAGGTATAGCGGCGTCAATAATGCCCGGAGGACGGACTGCGCACTCCAGGTTCAAAATTCCAATCAAGCTCACTGACAACAGCATGTGTAGTTTCACAAAGCAGAGTGGTACAGCGGAGTTGCTTAAACAAGCCTCCTTGATAATTTGGGACGAGGTCGCTATGACAAAACGTCAAGCAGTTGAGACGCTTGATAGATCCCTGCAGGACATAATGGACTGTTCTTTGCCATTTGGGGGAAAGGTTGTCGTCTTTGGTGGGGATTTCAGGCAGGTCCTCCCCGTTGTGACACGTGGGACAAGAGCACATATCACGGATGCTACACTTCTAAGATCCTATCTGTGGGAGAAGACCCGGAAGATACGCCTCACGCGCAATATGCGAGCACAGGCTGATCCTTGGTTCTCTGAATACCTCCTACGGATCGGCAATGGAACAGAAGAGACAATTGGCGACGACTATGTGCGTCTCCCTGACGACATTGTGATCGGCTATACCGAGGATGAGAAAGCTATTAACACACTCATCGACAATGTCTTCCCATCGTTGCATGCCAATGCTAGATGGAGAGAGTATATGAGCACACGTGCTATTCTTTCCACCAAGAACGATCATGTCGATGACCTGAATGACAAGATGATCTCTAGGTTTCCAGGCTCAGAAAAGTTATACCATAGCTTCGACTCCATCGAGGATGACTTGCAGAATAATTACACGATTGATTTTCTAAACTCGATCACACCAAATGGCTTGCCCCCGCATGTGTTGAGATTAAAGGTTAACTGCCCGGTCATTCTGCTCAGGAACCTCGACCCTCATAATGGCCTATGCAATGGGACACGACTTATGATTAGAGCCTTCCAGGATAATGCAATCGACGCAGAGATTGTTGGTGGTCAGCATGCTGGAAAGAGGGTCTTCATACCTAGGATCCCTATGTCGCCCTCGGAGGACATCTCACTTCCTTTCAAACTTAAGAGGAAACAGTTCCCCATTCGCCTGAGTTTTGCGATGACAATTAACAAGGCGCAGGGTCAGACTATCCCAAACGTCGGTATTTACCTTCCCGAGCCAGTATTCTCACATGGTCAGCTATATGTTGCATTGTCAAGGGGAGTGTCCAGAGAGACGACGCGGATTTTGGCCAAGCCAAACAACGAGGTTGATAAATCTGGGAAAAGCACCAAGAACATTGTCTATAGAGATGTTTTGGGGAGATGA